Below is a genomic region from Pseudomonadota bacterium.
CCGTGGATGAAGCATTGTGTAAAGGCTGCGGAAGCTGCATATCGGTATGCCCGTCTTCAGCAGCAGACAGTCCGTACCGTAATGAGACTTTTTTGGAACAGGCGCTTAAAGAGTTATTGGCGTAAAATATTGGACTGATAATAAAATGGATAACTTTAAAATAATACTTTTTTTATGTAACTGGGGTCCTCATGTGGCATTTCAGGATCTACAGGATAAAAGGGCGGATATCCCGGCGGAAATTAAAATGGTCAGGATTCCATGCATCGGAAGAATCAGCAAATCACTGCTGTTTAAACCTTTTGAAATGGGAGCAGACGGCGTATTGCTGATAGGATGCAGCCCAGGTTCCTGCAGGTACGGAAGTGGAACGGACATAGCCTTACGAAACACGGAAGATACAAGACAAATCCTTGAGCTTATAGGTTTGAATAAACAACGTCTTCAGTTAAATACATTTTTACCTGACGAACCTGAGGAATTGCTGCAATTTCTTAAAAATTTCTGTGAAGAAATCAAAGCTATAGGCCCCAGCCCGGTAACTTCCGATAAAGAAGATTTCAAAACGGATCATGCCTCCCTTGCCGAAATTATTTCAGCTCATGATATTTACGCCTGTCAGGATTGCGGGAAATGCACATCCTCCTGCCCGCTTACATTATCGGGAAAACCTTTTTCTCCGCGTGCTATTGCGAGCTCAATCATTGCAGGAAATATCGAATCCGAATCCGTACGGGAAGGGGTCTGGTCATGTCTTACTTGCGGCCTTTGTTACGACAGATGCCCATCGGCAGTCAATTTCCCTGATTTTATTAAAGACCTTCGCATATTTTTAAAACATAAAGATATAAAGGGACATGAATCACACGGCGGTTTTTTTCAATCTTTGATGCGCACAATGACTTCACCGGCAGTAAATACCAAAAGATGGGAAAATCTTCCGGAAGATATCCGGATAGACCCCAAAAGTACTACTCTTTTTTTTGGCGGTTGTGCACCTTATTTTGATAAGTTTTTCAAAAACAGTCTTGGCGTCAATGTCTTAAATATCAATATGGATAGCATTCGTCTTTTGAATTTCTTTGATATAGTACCTTCAGTGTTACCAAACGAGAGATGCTGCGGCCATGATCTTTTATGGACAGGAGATATAGATAATTTCAAATCCCTCGGCAAGTTAAATGTTGACGCTATTAATAATCTTGGCATTGAACAAGTAATAACAAGCTGCCCTGAATGCTATCGCACTTTATCTTACGACTATCCCAAAAATGGAATTGATATACCTTTCAAAGTAACGCACATGTATGATTTTCTTGAAACGGAAATCAGCAAAGGAGCCGTTGATTTCAAGGAAACAGGCAAAAAAATAACATTTCAGGATTCATGCCGTTTAAGCAGGTTTGCAGATCATGCGGATCTTCCCAGAAAACTTTTACAACGTCTTAAGCCAGATAGCTTCACTGAAATGCATGAAACGGGAACTGCCGCCATATGCTGCGGCAATACCGGCTGGACAGGCTGTGATTCGCACAGTAAAGCTCTTCAGGTAAAAAGGTTGAGGCAGGCCAGGGCAACCGGCAGCAACCTGCTTATAACATCATGTCCTAAATGCCAGATTCACCTCAAATGTGCAATGCAAGACCCTTTTTGCGGTGATGAACTGAGCATGGAGGCCATGGATCTGACCAACATTATTGCCAAAACTATTTACTGGAAGTAATGTTTATACTGCCGGATGCTTATATGAAGTATTGAAGTAATTCGATTTAAACATAAGGATTTAAGATGAAAGCACAAACTCTTTCAGAATCATTGGCCCAAAAACCTTCGGCGCGTATTGGAGTTTATATCTGCCACTGCGGTTTAAATATCGCACAGACAGTTAACTGCGAAGAGGTAGCTCAAGTTGCTTCAGAGCTTGATAATGTTATTTTATCAAAAGATCTGGGCTATGCATGCTCGGAACCGGGCCAGCATGAAATTAAAAAAGACATCATCGAACATGGCCTTGACCGTATTGTTATCGGCTCTTGCTCACCAAGACTCCATGAGCCTACGTTTCGCCAGATGATGCATGATGCCGGGCTGAACCCCTTTCTTCTGGAAATGGCCAATCTCCGCGAACAATGCAGCTGGGTTCATATGAAAGAACCTGATGCAGCTACAAACAAGGCCATAGACCTTGTCAAAATGTCGGTTTCCCGTGTCCGCGGACTTTTTCCTTTGTATGAAGAAACATTGCCTCTTACAAAGCGCACCCTGATTATAGGAGGAGGCATCGCCGGTATTCAGGCAGCGCTTGATCTGGCTGATAATGGATACGATGTTGTGCTTGTTGAAAAAAAGCCGTCTATCGGCGGCACAATGGCTCAACTTGACAAGACGTTTCCCACAATGGACTGTTCCATCTGAATCCTCGGTCCCAAGATGACGGATGCCGGTCGGCATCCACGCATAAAACTTCTTACTATGAGTGAAGTTGTCGATGTTAAAGGCTATGTCGGAAACTTTGATGTAAAAATCTTAAAACGCGCCCGCTATGTAGATGAAAAAGAATGCACAGCCTGCGGAGATTGCGTAAAAGTCTGCCCGGTAGTGCGCCCGGATGAATTCAATATGGGCTTGTCTTCACGAAAAGCTATCTATTCTCCTTTTCCACAGGCAGTTCCTTCAGCGTATGCAATTAATGTAAATGAATGCCTGGGCCATAATCCTGCGGTTTGTTCCAAATGTGTTGATGCATGCGAAAAGAAATGCATCAATTTTCATATGTCAGATGAGGAACTTACCGAAAGTGTAGGCTCCATTATTGTCGCTACAGGGCTTGAGCCCTATGATCCCACGGAACTTGACGAATACGGATACACACGGTTTGAAAACGTAGTCACCAGTCTTGAGCTTGAACGCATAATAAATGCAGGCGGCCCTGCCAAGGGAGAGCTTATAAGCCCCAAAAACAAAAAACTCCCGAAATCCATAGGATTCATTCAGTGTGTTGGATCACGTTCCGCACGAAAAGGAAGCAGCTATTGTTCAAATATCTGCTGCATGAATACTATTAAAAGCACACTGGCAATTAAAGAACATTATCCTGATATTGATATAAAAGTATTTTACATTGATATACGCGCTTTCGGGAAAGGATTTGAAGATTTATATATAAGAAGCCGAAGGCTTGGTGTTCAGTACCTAAGAGGTCTGCCAGGCACTGTTGAAGAACGCCCCGATGGCGGCTTACATGTTGCAGTTGAAAACACGGCAAGCGGAAAACTGGAATTTCATGATCTGGATATGCTTGTACTGGCAGTGGGCATACAGCCCGCCAGAAGCACTCAGAAAATTCAGGAAATGCTCGGTCTTCAGTTATCACCCGATGGTTTTTTCCTGGAAGCGCATCCCAAGCTTTTGCCGGTAGATGCCGCCACACGCGGAGTTTTTTATGCTGGATGCGCCGAATCGCCTAAAGACATAAAGGAATCCGTAACCCAGGCTTCTGCCGCTGCAGCACGGGCAATACGACTTATGCATAAAGGCACCATAACCACGGAACCAATAACATCTGAGATAATAGAAGAACATTGTAAAGCCTGCGGGAAATGCGCACAAGTATGCCCTTATAATGCCATTACTGTCGATATAAAGAAAAAGACCCCGGCGGTTGTAAATTCAGCAGCCTGCGCCGGGTGCGGCACATGCGCGGCCGAATGTACTTTCGGGGCAATCATTATGAACCATTTTACCGATGAGCAGATTACAAGCCAAATCGATGTAATGCTTGATCTAAAACCCCAAGAAAAAATTCTTACTTTCGCCTGCAACTGGTGTTCTTATGCAGGTGCGGACTACGCAGGCGTTTCGCGCCTTCAGTATCCGCCTAACAGCCGACTTATTCGCACAATGTGTTCGGGAAGAGTTGATGAGAAATTTATATGGAGGGGATTTGAACAAGGAGCGCCTATTATATTGGTAAGCGGATGCCATATAGGAGACTGTCACTATATAGACGCTAATCACTGGACAGTTAAACGGGTTGAAAAAGTCCACAAAAAAATGGAAAAAATCGGCATAAGAAAAGAACGCCTTCAGCTTGAATGGATCAGCGCTGCAGAAGGCATTCGCTTTGCCGATATTATGAAAAAAATGGAAACACTAAGACGCAGTGTTTCTCAGGAAGAAATTGAAAAAACCATAGAAATATTGAAGAATAAAAACAAGGATGATTAACAGTAACTACTAATGGTTATTAGGTTCACGGTTCAGGGTTCACGGTTCAAAGCTCATGGTTGGTTGCATTAAGCCTTTCTTAGCTCCTTAACCGTGAACTGTGAACATTCGAACCTTGAACCCGTCTATCTACCTGAAAGAAGAATCTAATTATTTTTTATATTTTTCTGGTCTTTGCCGTCAATTTTCACAAAAACAAAAGAAAGGCCGCCACCCAAAGCCATCATTATATAAACACCCGCCACACCTATCAGTATATTAAATATAATTAAACCTGTCAGTTTAAGATCATCTCTGAAAGGCACCAACATTGTAATAGCGACATTAACAGCATTTATTATGCAAATAGCAATTGCAACTTTATTAATATGCTTCCACCTGTTATCTTTTATCATACATGCTGAAATACAAAATGCAATGGTTCCCACAAAAATGCTCCAGGCGTCAATCACATATCTTGAGGGCTCGGGGCCAAAAACAACAGGCACAGCCAAAAAACCTATAATAGCTATTACTATAAACATGATGGTATCCCTGACAACGGCAGCCCATCCTTTCAATTTTATCATATAAAACGACATGTATAACCTTTCATAGTGTTATTCTAAGGGTTCGGGGATTCGAGGATTCAAGGGTTCAAGTGTTTATTTTCCAATGATTTTATCAGAGCTTTCAGCATTCCCCTCGAATCCTTGAACCCTTTCTTCTTTTTATCTTGAATAATAAACAGTCAGCGTCGCTTTTGCCAGGGCATGCTGGTTTAAATAAAAGCCTACCATTGCTCCTGAAGCATTGGCATCAAGCGGCAGTTTTTCAATATCTACCGCAAATACGGTAAAATAATATCTATGCGGTTTATCGCCTGCAGGAGGGCATGCACCTCCATATCCTGGCTTGCCGTAGTCTGTAATACTTTGTATGCTACCGGCAGGAACCAAGTTTGATGCCGGATCTCCGGCGTTTTCCTTAAGATTATCAACTGTCGCAGGTATATTAAAAATAACCCAGTGCCACCAACCGCTTCCTGTAGGGGCATCAGGATCATATACTGTTACTGCAAAACTTTTTGTATCAGCCGGAGCGCCTTTCCAGTTTAATACAGGTGAAATATTTTTTCCGGTACAACCAAAACCTAAAAGCACCTGTTCTATAGCAAGATTTTTACCGGACTCAAGCTGAGGGCTGCTTAACATAAAATCCTGAGCAAAAGAAATACTTGCAATCATGACAGTAAACATAAATGTCAAAATCAGTTTTCTTACCATTTTCTTAGTCCTTTCCAGTTCTGTCATTTACTTATTCCCTTGAACCCTAAAGTGCTACCAGATTCTGCCGATACAGGGTAACCGTATTGGGGAATAATATGACCAATCCAATTTTATCAAGTTAATCAACACAAATTCTACCATAAAGAAAAGAGCCCCCATTTAAAAATTCCCCCTTAATAAAGGGGGCCAGGGGCTCGTTATGTTCTGAAGTTTATTGATAGAACTTTCAATTGCACCTTACACAAACTTGTTATTACAACCCCCTTATATCCCCCTTTTCTAAGGGGGAATTTGAAGGAATTACTCCTCCATAATTCACTATTTACTCCTCTTGGTTTATCTGTGTTGTTTTAGATAAATTCCGAATACGCCTGCTCTGTCAGCCTATAGTACTTGATTTAATTTTTCCAACAGGTGCAAGATATATGGCAAATTCATCCGTTCCGTCAACACCTAAAAGGCTATCCAATTCTTCCTGATCATAAGCTCCTATGGCACAGGTTCCTGCATTTATGGCTTCACAGGCAAGATAAAGATTCTGGCAAACATGGCCGGCATCCAACAAAATAACCCTGTGAGCCGCCAGGTAGTATCTCCACTCCATTCGGTA
It encodes:
- a CDS encoding YbhB/YbcL family Raf kinase inhibitor-like protein — its product is MVRKLILTFMFTVMIASISFAQDFMLSSPQLESGKNLAIEQVLLGFGCTGKNISPVLNWKGAPADTKSFAVTVYDPDAPTGSGWWHWVIFNIPATVDNLKENAGDPASNLVPAGSIQSITDYGKPGYGGACPPAGDKPHRYYFTVFAVDIEKLPLDANASGAMVGFYLNQHALAKATLTVYYSR
- a CDS encoding hydrogenase iron-sulfur subunit, producing the protein MDNFKIILFLCNWGPHVAFQDLQDKRADIPAEIKMVRIPCIGRISKSLLFKPFEMGADGVLLIGCSPGSCRYGSGTDIALRNTEDTRQILELIGLNKQRLQLNTFLPDEPEELLQFLKNFCEEIKAIGPSPVTSDKEDFKTDHASLAEIISAHDIYACQDCGKCTSSCPLTLSGKPFSPRAIASSIIAGNIESESVREGVWSCLTCGLCYDRCPSAVNFPDFIKDLRIFLKHKDIKGHESHGGFFQSLMRTMTSPAVNTKRWENLPEDIRIDPKSTTLFFGGCAPYFDKFFKNSLGVNVLNINMDSIRLLNFFDIVPSVLPNERCCGHDLLWTGDIDNFKSLGKLNVDAINNLGIEQVITSCPECYRTLSYDYPKNGIDIPFKVTHMYDFLETEISKGAVDFKETGKKITFQDSCRLSRFADHADLPRKLLQRLKPDSFTEMHETGTAAICCGNTGWTGCDSHSKALQVKRLRQARATGSNLLITSCPKCQIHLKCAMQDPFCGDELSMEAMDLTNIIAKTIYWK
- a CDS encoding hydrogenase iron-sulfur subunit; the protein is MKAQTLSESLAQKPSARIGVYICHCGLNIAQTVNCEEVAQVASELDNVILSKDLGYACSEPGQHEIKKDIIEHGLDRIVIGSCSPRLHEPTFRQMMHDAGLNPFLLEMANLREQCSWVHMKEPDAATNKAIDLVKMSVSRVRGLFPLYEETLPLTKRTLIIGGGIAGIQAALDLADNGYDVVLVEKKPSIGGTMAQLDKTFPTMDCSIUILGPKMTDAGRHPRIKLLTMSEVVDVKGYVGNFDVKILKRARYVDEKECTACGDCVKVCPVVRPDEFNMGLSSRKAIYSPFPQAVPSAYAINVNECLGHNPAVCSKCVDACEKKCINFHMSDEELTESVGSIIVATGLEPYDPTELDEYGYTRFENVVTSLELERIINAGGPAKGELISPKNKKLPKSIGFIQCVGSRSARKGSSYCSNICCMNTIKSTLAIKEHYPDIDIKVFYIDIRAFGKGFEDLYIRSRRLGVQYLRGLPGTVEERPDGGLHVAVENTASGKLEFHDLDMLVLAVGIQPARSTQKIQEMLGLQLSPDGFFLEAHPKLLPVDAATRGVFYAGCAESPKDIKESVTQASAAAARAIRLMHKGTITTEPITSEIIEEHCKACGKCAQVCPYNAITVDIKKKTPAVVNSAACAGCGTCAAECTFGAIIMNHFTDEQITSQIDVMLDLKPQEKILTFACNWCSYAGADYAGVSRLQYPPNSRLIRTMCSGRVDEKFIWRGFEQGAPIILVSGCHIGDCHYIDANHWTVKRVEKVHKKMEKIGIRKERLQLEWISAAEGIRFADIMKKMETLRRSVSQEEIEKTIEILKNKNKDD